The Jiangella sp. DSM 45060 genome contains the following window.
GTGGTGTCACCTGTTGGCGTCTGTGTCACCACGTGCGGCGGGTACCCGGGGCCCGGCGTTCCGATGGGGCTGGCGGGGGTCCGGCTCGGGCCGCTTCGCGGGCGGGGGTTGGCCTTGCCGCGCCGCTGCCCCCCGGCGGTGTTGTTGCCGCGGGGGTGAGGGTGGTGTCACCTGTTGGCGTCTGTGTCACCGCGTGCGGCGGGCATCCGGGGCCCGGCGTTCCGATGGGGCGGGCGGGGGTCCGGCTCGGGCCGCTCCGCGGGCGGGGGTTGGCCTTGCCGCGCCGCTGCCCCCCCCGGCTGTGTTGTTGCCGCGGGGGTGACGGTGGTGTCACCTGTTGGCGTCTGTGTCACCGCGTGCGGCGGGCATCCGGGGCCCGGCGTTCCGATGGGGCTGGCGGGGGTCCGGCTCGGGCCGCCTCGCGGCGGGGGTCGGCCTTGCCGCGCCGGTGGCCCCCGGCGGTGTTGTTGCCGCGGGGGTGACGGTGGTGTCACCTGTTGGCGTCTGTGTCACCACGTGCGGCGGGCATCCGGGGCCCGGCCGCCGATGGGGCTGGCGGGGGTCCGGCTCGGGTCGCCTCGCGGGCGGCGCGCCCGACGACCCCCGATGACTAGCGGGAGTCGTCCTCGTCGTCGGTGTGCTGGCGGGCTTCGTCCTCGCGCTTGCGGGCCTCGGCCTGGCGGCGGGCCTCGGCCTCTTCGGCGGCCCGCGCCGCCTCGGCGTCCTTCTTGCGCTGGATCTCGTCCTCGCGCCGGCGGAGGTCGGCCTCCCACTGGTTGAGCATCTGCTCGTGCTTGGTGTCGATGTCGCGCAGGTGCCGCAGGAACTCGGGGTCGTCGTCGGGGGCGAGGGGACGCGGGGGCGGCCCGGTGGGGCGCTGCGGGCGGGCCCGCTCCTTACCGAGGACCAGCCAGAGAATGGGTCCGATCAGCGGGATGAGCACGATGATGGCCACCCAGGCGACCCGGTTCAGCGACCGGAACCGGGTGGAGTCGGTCTGCAGGCAGTCGATCAGCGCATAGACGAGCAGCGCTATGGCGACCACGATTGGTAGTACCCGACCCACCGTGCGACCTCCCCGGTCGAGCTGTGTTCCTTTCCACCAGCCTAGGTGCTGCGCCGGGCGCGACGCACCCCGGACCGGATTCCGCTTGTCCGGGCAAGCGGAATCCGGTCCGGAACGCGGGTCAGGAGAAGAGCCGGCGGCGCGTGCGGTGGCCGGCGCGGAGGGCGGCTGCCTGGCGCGCCTTCTCCGCCTCCCGACGCAGGTCGTCGATGCGGGTCTGGGCGTACTCCAAGCCGTACAACGTCACTCCCTGTGATGAATTTTGAACAAATCAAAGGCAGCAAGCCACCTTCTGCCTATGATTCTAAGTCACAGGGGGGTCACGGGACCATCTCGAACCGGGTGATCCCCACCACGTTGGCGGCGTGCTCCGGGGCGCTGCGAGGATGGAGCGCCATGGACACCGTCGATACGAGTCTTGTCGCGGCGTTGCGGGCCAACGGCCGGGCGTCGTACGCGGAGCTGGGCCGGCTGGTGGGGCTGTCCGGGCCGAGCGTCCAGGAGCGGGTGCGCCGGCTCGAGGACCGCGGGGTCATCACCGGCTACCGCGCCACCGTCGAGCCGTCGGCGCTGGGGCTGGGGCTCACGGCGCTGATCGGGCTGGTGCTGTCCGACTCCGCCGGTCACGAGGAGGTCGGCGCCCGGCTGGAGGACGTCGCGGAGGTCGAGGACTGCTGGTTCATCGCCGGCGACGAGGCGTACATGCTCAAGGTCCGGGTCGCCGACGTCGAGGGGCTGGAGCGGCTGCTGGGCCGTCTGGTCCGCATCGAGGGGGTCGCGCGCACCCGCACCACGCTGGTCATCTCGACGCGGTTCGAGGACCGCCAGGTCGAGCCGGAGCTGGTCGGCAGCTGACGCACCCGGTGAAACTCCGCGGATCGGTTACGGACACCAGGAGAGCCGAACCGAGGAGGTCCACCATGACGCCGATCAACAGCCCACTCGCCGACGACGCCCACAAGGTCGTGACGGAGGCCCTGCGTGACGCCCTCGTCGACCTGATCGACCTCTCGCTTGCCGGCAAGCAGGCGCACTGGAACGTCACCGGGCCGCGTTTCCGCACCATCCACTTCCAGCTCGACGAGGTCGTCGACACCGCGCGGAAGCACGCCGACATCGTGGCCGAGCGGTCGGTGACGGTCGGCAGCCCGGCCGACGGCCGCGCCGAGACCGTCGCCCGCGACTCCCAGCTGACCCGGCTCGAGGCCGGCTGGGTGCGCGACGACGACGTGGTGACGACGTTCGTCGGGCTGTACGACGGCGTCATCGCCCGCATGCGCCAGCGCGCCCACGACATCGAGGACGCCGATCCCGTCAGCAACAACATCCTGCTCGACGTCGTCGAGGAGCTGGAGAAGCAGTACTGGATGTGGCAGGCCGAGCGGGCCTGACGACCGCGCGCCGGGTGCGTAGGCGATGATGCTGCGCATGGATGACGCACCCGGCCTGGTCGGTCTCGACGACATCCGCGCGGCGGCCCGGCGGCTGGACGGCGTCGCCGTCCGCACGCCGCTGGTCCCGGCCGCGTGGTCCGGTGGCGACCTGTGGCTGAAGCCGGAGGGCCTGCAGGCCACCGGCGCGTTCAAGCTGCGTGGCGCGTTCAACGCCGTCGCGCTGCTCGACGGCGACGCGCGCGGGCGCGGCGTCGTCACGCACTCCAGCGGCAACCACGCGCAGGCGCTGGCGTGGGCGGCCCGCGAGCAGGGCATCGCCGCCACCGTCGTCATGCCCGACGCCGCCGCGCCGGTGAAGGTCGCCGCGACGCGGGCGCTCGGCGCCGAGGTCGTCATGGTGCCGCCGCCCGAGCGCGACAGCCGGGTCCGCGAGCTGATCGCCGAGCGCGGCCTGACGTTCGTCTCGCCGTTCGACGACGCCAGGGTCATCGCGGGCGGCGGCACGGTCGGCCTGGAGATCGCCGAGGACCGCCCCGACGCCGGCACCGTCCTCGTCCCGGTGGGCGGCGGCGGCCTGATCTCGGGCATCGGCGTCGCGGTGAAGGCGCTGGCGCCCGGCACCCGCGTCGTTGGCGTCGAGCCCGAGCTGGCCGCCGACGCCCGCGACAGCCTGGCTCGCGGCGAACGCGTCGCCTGGGACCCGGCCGACACCTACCGCACCATCGCCGACGGCGTCCGGCTGCCGGTCATCGGCGAGCTGACGTGGGAGCACATCCGCCGCCACGTCGACGAGATCGTGACCGTCCCGGAGGACGCGATCCTGGCCGCGATGCGGCTGCTGGCCGTGCGCGGGCGGATCGTGTCCGAGCCGACGGGAGCGCTGACAACCGCGGCGTTCCTGGCCGAGCCGGCCCGGTTCGGGCGCGCGGTGGCGGTGGTGTCCGGCGGCAACGCCGATCCCGCGCTGCTGGCCCGCGTGCTCACGTCGCCTTGAGCGTGAACCCCTCGTCCAGCCAGCCGGTGACGCCGCCGATCATCTTGCGCACCGGGCGGCCGAGCCGGGCCAGCCGGAGCGCGGCCTTGTCGGCGCCGTTGCAGTGCGGCCCGGCGCAGTAGACGACGAACTCGGCGTCGGCCGGCCAGTGGGCGAGGTTGCGCTCGACGATGCGCCCGTGCGGCAGGTTGACGGCGCCGGGCACGTGGCCCGCGGCGTAGAGCTCCGGGCCGCGGACGTCGAGCAGCACGAAGTCGGCGGTGCCGGTCGTCAGCGCGTGGTGCACGTCCCAGCAGTCGGTCTCGAACGCGAGCAGGGCGGCGAAGTGCGCGGCGGCGTCGGCCGGCGGCGCGGGCGGGATCATCGTCGTCATGGCATCGACGCTACGGCGGCCGTGGCGAGTTGCGGCAGGGGCGATCGGGGGTCGCCGGCGGCGATCGGGCGGGGAAAGCCCGGTATCGTCGCGGCATGGCCGACGATTCCGCCGCCGCCCTCGACCGCGTCGACTGGCAGCTGCTCGAGCACCTCCAGCGCGACGGCCGCGTCGCGGTCGCCGAGCTGGCCCGTCGCGTCAACCTCGGGCCCAGCGCGACCGCCGACCGCATCCGCCGGCTCACCGACCTCGGCGTCATCGCCGGCTTCCGGGCCGAGCTCGACCTCGAGCGCATCGGCTACACCGTCATCGCCTACGTGCGGCTGCGCTACCCGTCCGGCAACTACCGCGCCCTGCACGCAGAGCTGGACCGCACCCAGGAACTGCTGGAGTGCCACCACGTCACCGGCGACGACTGCTTCGTGCTGAAGGTGGCCGCGCGGTCCATGCGCCACCTCGAGGAGCTGGCCGGCCGGCTGGCCACCCTCGGCAGCGTCACGACCTCCGTCGTGTACTCGTCGCCGCTGGTGTCGAGGGTGATCAGCCGGCCGGACGCTCAGCCGAGTGCCGGAATGACCTCGCGCTCGAACAGCTCGACGCCGCTGAGGTCGTAGGCCGCCTCCGGGAAGTAGCCGATGGCGTAGCTCATGCCCTTGTCCTGGTACTGCCTGATCGCGTCGGCGACCTGCTCGGGCGTGCCGGCGGTCGGGTTCTCGCGGTACGGCCGCATCTTCTGCGCCACGACGTCGGGCGTCATGAACCGGCCGTAGATCTCCTCGACGCGGGCCAGCTTGGCGTCGACCTCGGCCTGGTCGGCGCCGATGACGACGTTGAAGTTCATCGAGCGGGTGATGGAGTCGTAGTCGGTGCCGAGGTCGCGGCAGTGCCCCGCCAGCACCTCGGACTTGTGCTGGAACACCTCGGGCGTGCCGCTGAAGTTGGTGTACGCCGTGTAGCTGCGCGAGCCGGTGTACGTCGCGCCGCGGGCGTGCTTGGCCGCGATGCGCAGCGTCACCTTCTCGCCGCCGCCGGCGATCCACAGCGGGATGCCGTCCTCCTGCAGCGGCAGCGGCCGGCAGATCGCGCCGTCGACCTGGTAGTGCTCGCCGGCCAGCGTCGCGACCCCGTTCGTCCACGCCTGCCGCATGATGTCGACGCCCTCGTCGAGCATGGCCAGCCGGACGCCGGCGCGCGGGAAGCCGAACCCGAAGGCGCGCCACTCGTGCTCGTACCAGCCCGCGCCGATGCCCATCTCGACCCGCCCGCCCGACACGACGTCCGCCGTCGCGGCGACCTTCGCCAGGTAGGCCGGGTTGCGGTAGGCCATGCACGTGCACATCTGGCCCAGCCGCACGCGCTGCGTCGCCGCGCCGAACGCCGCCATCAGCGTCCACGCCTCGTGGGTGGCCTCCTCGGTCGGCACCGGGGTGGTGTGGAAGTGGTCGTAGACCCAGATCGACTCCCACGGCCCCGCGTCGGCGTGCTGAGCGACGCGCAGCATCGTCTCCCAGTGACTCTTGGGAGCGATGTCGACGAGGTCCAGCCGCCAGCCCTGGGGGACGAAGAGCCCGAACTTCATGGGGGAAGAAGTCATGGGGCTCACCGTAGGACAAGGCGGTGAACGTTCGGAGACGAGCCTCCGCTTTCGTCATGGGTAGGCTGCCACGATGGTGGAGATCACCGACCTGAACGACGCGGAGCGGGCGTGGGTCGCTGAGACCCTGGCCGCGCTCGGCCGGTCCGACGGCGACATCGTCGCGCTGGGCGCGGCCTACGACGCGGCGTTGCGTGGCTGGACGTCGGTGTCGCCGGACGAGCGGCCCGACCCGAACGACCTGATCAACCGGCTGGGCATCGGGTTCGGCGAGCACGTGCGCCGGCAGACCGGGCTGGCCTGGGTCATCGCGGCCGACGAGCACGGCACCGAGCTGGCGCTGCACGGGCAGCCCGGCGACGTCCTGCTGTATCCGGCGAACCTCGTGGCCAAGCGCTGGGTGGCCGGCGAGACCGGGGTACTGCCCGAGCTCGCGGCCACGCTGATCGAGCAGGTCGTGCGGATCAAGGAGCGGGCGTGAACGACGACGAGCTGATCGCGTCGGCCGCCGGGTACCTCAACCCCCGCCACGTCGGCGACCGGCTGATCGGCGACGTCGCGTCGACGCTGGTGACCGACCGGGGCCACGCGTACCACGGCGTCTGCATCGACACCCCGTCCGGCACCGGGTTCTGCGCCGAGCACAGCGCCATCGCCGCCATGGTGACCGGCGGCGAGGAGCGCATCGCCGCCATCGTCGCGGTGTGGCGCGACGACGACGGCGCGCTGTACGTGCTGCCGCCGTGCGGGCGGTGCCGCGAGTTCGTCCGTCAGCTGCACCCGGACAACCTCGACACGCGCGTGGTGCTGGGACGGGACCGCGCGGCGCCGCTGCGCGACCTGCTGCCGGCGCACGAGTGGCCCGCGCCGCTGGACTGACGTCGCGCTGGCGGTTGACGCTCGAACACCTGTTCGATAGTGTCTACCCATGGTCCTTCCGAACACCACACCGGCGGCCGGCCACGGGCAGCGGCCGAGCCGCCCCTCCAGGCCACCACCCTCCCCGGGGTGATCGGCAGGGGCCGTCGCCCGGGCTTCCCCCGACCCGCGGGCGGCGGCCCTGCCGATCGCCGGGCGGCGTAGAATCCGTCACGTCATGGCCGTTCTCCGTTACACCCTGTTGCGCGCGCTGGTCTTCGTCATCATCGCGGCGCTGCTCTGGCTCGTCGGCTTGCGCGGGCTGGTGCTCGTGGCCCTCGGGCTCGTCCTCTCCGGGCTGGTCAGCTTCTTCGTGCTGCGCGGCAGTCGCGACCAGGTGTCCATCGCCTGGGACCGGCGCCTGCGCACCATCCGCGAGCGCACCGCCGCCGAGGACGCGTGGGACGACGAGCAGCGCGCTCGCACCGACGCGGACGTCGACGCCGAAGGCCGCCCGCCGCGCGACGCCTAGCCCGTCACCGGCGAGGGCAGCCCGGCGCGTGCGAACGCGTCCGGCTGGGTACGTGCGCCTCATGACCGACGATCGCCGCACGAAACCCGGTGCCACTCCAGGTGAGGACCCGCGCGACATCGACAAGGAACGCCTCGGCGACGCCGCGCTCGACGAGATGGACGCCTATGAGGGCGTCGTGCACCAGCAGAACGCCACCGGCAAGCAGGGTCTCACGTCCGACGCCAAGGGCCGTGACCTGCACGAACTCGACGACGCCGCCGACGTCCCCAAGCTCCGGGACGAGAGCTGACCGCACAGCGAGAAAAAATCTTGACAGGGCGCGTCATGATCCGGTCGTCCCCCTGTCTTGTGGGTCAGACGGCACCGCGAGGTGCCGTCCTCACACAGGAGGTTCCCATGATGACCGACGAATACGAGCGCGCTGCCGAAGACGCCAAGCAGGCCAAGCGGGGCCGGCACCGCGGCGAGAGCCAGTCGCTGCTGCAGGATCTGCGTCAGGCCATCCTGGCGCGCGTCCCCACTGAGGACCGCGGCTACACCGGCCCGCGCCGCGCCCGCCGGCACGCCTGAGGGTGCGCGCGGGAGCATCCACACCGTTACCCGACCCGCGGACGGCCGCAACCAGCGGTCCCGCCCGACCCCGACCCGGCCCGGCGCGTGGGCGAACCCCTCAGCCCACCGCCAGGCCGACGGTCAGCAGGACCGCGAAGGCCAGCTCGGTCATCCCGGTCCGCTTGAGCACCGGGATGAGGTCCCGGCCCGTCGCCCGCCGGATCACCGGCCGGGCGGTCACCACGGCCAGTGGGACGCACAGCAGCGTGAGGGCGCCCCACGGCCGTCCGGTGACGGCCAGCGCCGCCACGATGAGGAACGGCGCCGTCATCAGCAGCACGTAGAGCATGCGGCTGCGCTGCTCGCCGAGCGTCACCGCCAGCGTCCGCTTGCCGCTCACCGTGTCGGTGCCGATGTCGCGGATGTTGTTGACCAGCAGCAGCGCGCACGCCAGGCAGCCGATCGCCACCGCCGACACCAGCGACGTCCACGTCAGCCGGTCGGCCTGCACGTACGTCGTCCCGGCGACGGCCACCAGCCCGAAGAACACGAACACCGAGATCTCGCCGAGCCCGCGGTAGCCGTACGGGTTCCGGCCGCCGGTGTAGTACCAGGCCGCCGCGATGGCGAGCGCGCCGACGGCGAACAGCCACCAGTGCCCCGACCACGCCACCAGCACGGCACCGGTCACCCCGGCCGCCACGAAGCTCCACAGCGCCGCCGCCTTCACCGCCGCCGGCCGCGCCGCGCCGGACCCGACCAGCCGGAACGGCCCCACCCGGTGCTCGTCGGTGCCGCGGATGCCGTCGGAGTAGTCGTTCGCGTAGTTGACGCCGATCTGCAGCGCCAGCGCGACCACCAGCGCCAGCAGCGCCTTGCCCAGGTGTGCCGCGTCGGCGGTCGCCGCGGCGCCCGTGCCCACCAATACTGGGGCGACGGCGGCCGGCAGGGTCCGCGGGCGGGCGCCCTCGACCCACTGCCCGAGCGTCGCCATCAGGCGTCCGCCAGTCCCAGCCGGGCCGCGAGCCCGCGGCGATCGGTCTTCCCGCCCGGCAGGGTGGGCAGCGCATCGAGCACGTGCAGCTCCTTGGGTGCGTAGGCGACGGGGTGTCGCTCGCGGACGTGGGCGCGGATGTCGTCGAGGGACGGGGGCCGCTCGGCGTCGGCGGGCACGACGGCGACGACGACCCGCTCGCCCCACTCGGTGTCGGGGACGGCGATGCTGAGCGCCTCGGCGACGTCCGGGTGCGACGCGACGGCGAGGTCGACGGCGTCGAGCGGGACGTTCTCGCCCCCGGACACCGCGACGTCGTCGGCCCGGCCGATCACCGTCAGCGTGCCGTCGTCGCCGAGCCGGCCGAGGTCGGACGTGGTGAAGGCGCCGTCGGCGAAGTCGTGGGCGAGGTCGGGACGCAGGCGGTAGCCGTGGGCCAGCATCGGGCCGGCCAGCCGGATGCGTCCGCCGTCAGCGAGCTCGACCCGTATGCCGTCGAGCGGGACGCCGTCGTAGACGCAGCCGCCGCAGGTCTCCGTCATGCCGTAGGTGGTGACGACCTCGACGCCGGCCTTGCGGGCGCGGTCGAGCAGCGCGTCGTCGGCCGCGGCGCCGCCGACCAGCACGCCGTGGTAGCCCGTCAGCGCGGCCAGCGGCGCCCCGCCGGCGTCGAGCAGCTGGCTGAGCTGGCGCGGCACCAGCGCGGTGTACCGGCGTCCGCTGCCGGCGAAGACCTGGACGCTGGCGGCGGCGAACAGCTCGGGGTCGAAGCCGCCGCTGAGGTCGGCCGCCACCGGCTCCGTCCCCGCGACGACCGACCGGGCCAGCACCATGAGCCCGGCGATGTGGGTGGCCGGCAGCGCGAGCAGCCAACGGCCGGGCCCGCCGAGCCGCTCCAGCGTCGCCTCGGCCGACGCCCGGACGGCGGTGGCGCTCAGCAGCGCACCCTTCGGCCGCCCCGTCGACCCCGACGTCGGCACGATGAACGCGACGTCCGGCTCCAGCGCGCGGTGCGGCGCGAACTCCGCGATCAGCTCGTCGCGTACCGCCGCCGGCGACGACGGCAGCGGCAGTAGCGCATCGCCCCCGGCCAGCGCCCCCGCGACGGCGGGCAGCAGCCGCGGCACCACGGCGGGCCGCAGCGGCACCTCGACGGTGATGAGGGAGCGGTTGGGCTTCTGCATCGCCCCACCACCCTAGATCCCCGACGCCGCCGACCGGCGGCGGCCTGACGAGTGCCGGTCCGGGTCGCGTGGAACACTCGGCGGATGGCGAGAGTCCTCCTCGACGCGACCGTCCGCACCGACTACGGGCAGTTCGATCTCCTCTGGTCTGCCGACATCGGGTTCGACGGAGACTTCGACCGGGTCTTCGCCGGTCAGGCGAACGGACTCGCGGGCGCCGCTTCGCCCGGCGGTCTGTACCTGCACCTCGCCCGCCGGTCGGGTGGCTCGCCCGTGCGGATCGTGGCGCACGCGAGCGCCCCGCCGGCCGCTGCCGACGAGTGGGACGACGTCGTCGAGGTGTCCGTCGCCGTGCCGCCGGGTTCGTCGCCCCGATGGTCCACCTGGGCGGGTGAGGCGAGCGGGCCGCTCGATCTGGCTCCGGGCGAGTACCGGGTGCGCGTGAGTGCCCGGGGCCGCGACGCCGGAGCGGCCGGCGAACTCGCCGAGGGCCCGGTCGACTTCTACCTCGTCGACCTGTGGCCCGACCCGGCACGGCCCGACGAGGTGCTCCGGTCGCGGAGTGCGAACGCGGAGTTCTGGCACCGCCAGCTCGGCGGCCGGCGCTGACCCTGCCCGGCGCACAGCCCGCCGTCAGCGGTACTCGGCGACGACCTCGATCAGGCCGACGATGTGCTGGTTGAACTCCTCGAGATCCTCGGCCGGGATCCAGTACTCGAGAATCGTCTGCCCGCCGGCCTGCTGGACGTCGTACCGGTCGAGGAAGGTCTTCTCGACCTCGAACCGGGTCACGTACCCAGCGCCGCTCGCCTTGACGTTCCAGTCGCGGGCGATCCGGGTGGCGTAGTCCTCGTTGAGGACGGGGTAGAAGATCGGCTGGTCGGGCAGCCTCGGCGGCCATTCGCGCCAGCCCGAGGCTCGCACGAGCTCGAGCTCCTCGGGCCCAGTCGGGCGCCACAGCGTCACGGTCTGCACGGGAACATTCTCGCGTCCGGCGGATCGACTCAGAAGTACCAGGGGAAGGGCGACCAGTCCGGCGGCCGCTTCTGCAGGAACGCGTCGCGGCCCTCGACGGCCTCGTCGGTCATGTAGGCGAGCCGCGTCGCCTCGCCGGCGAAGACCTGCTGGCCGACCATGCCGTCGTCCACCGCGTTGAAGGCGAACTTGAGCATGCGCTGCGCCGTCGGGCTCTTGGCGTTGATCTTCGCCGCCCACTCCAGGGCCACGTCCTCGAGCGAGGCGTGCGGCACGACCGCGTTGACCATGCCCATGCGGTGGGCGTCGGCCGCCGAGTACTCGTCGCCGAGGAAGAAGATCTCGCGGGCGAACTTCTGGCCGACCTGCCGGGCGAGGTAGGCCGACCCGTAGCCGCCGTCGAAGGAGCCGACGTCGGCGTCGGTCTGCTTGAACCGGGCGTGCTCGGCGCTGGCCAGCGTGAGGTCGCTGACGACGTGCAGGCTGTGGCCGCCGCCGGCCGCCCAGCCGGGCACGACCGCGATGACGACCTTCGGCATGAACCGGATCAGCCGCTGCACCTCGAGGATGTGCAGCCGCCCCGCCCGTGCGGCGTCGACGGTCTCGGCGGTCTCGCCGCTGGCGTACTGGTAGCCGGACCGGCCGCGGATGCGCTGGTCGCCGCCGGAGCAGAAGGCCCAGCCGCCGTCCTTCGGCGAGGGCCCGTTGCCGGTCAGCAGCACGCACCCGACGTCGGGGGTCATGCGGGCGTGGTCGAGCGCGCGGTAGAGCTCGTCGACGGTGTGCGGGCGGAACGCGTTGCGCACCTCGGGCCGGTCGAACGCGACGCGGACGGTGCCGCGGCCGCGGCCGTCCTCGACCTGGCGGTGGTAGGTGATGTCGGTGAATTCGAATCCCTCGACGGTGCGCCAGCGGGACGGGTCGAACGGTGCGGTCGTCACGCCGGTCACGCTAGCCGGTGCATCTGTCGGGGCGCTCCGATAGGGTGCCGCAACTGAGTGTTCGGGGGGACGAATGCGGTGGGTTCCTGCAGCCCTGCTGGTGGTGCTGACGGCGACGGCCTGCGGCGGCGACGCCGAGCCCGAGGCGGTCGCGGGCACGCCGACGCCCACCATCGACATCGCGGGGTCCACCGACAGCGTCGTCCCGCCGCCGGTCGTCCGCAGCCCGGGCACCGGCGTGCTGTTCGACTGGGTGACGTTCGACGACGAGCAGAGCTACACGAGCACCGCCCTGCCCGACGGCGCGACACCGTTCGAGAACGCCGTCCCCATCCAGGACGGCACGACCATGTCGCGCGGCCACGTGTTCGAGCACGCCGGCGGCGTCATCGGCTACGAGCTGATCGACGCCTACGCCGGCGGTGACGACTTCGCCAAGCTGGCCGCCCTGCTGGCCAGCAGCGTCGACGGCAGCGTGGTGTCGATCGAGCCGGCCGACGTCACCCAGGCGCTGGCCGCCGACGGCGAGATCGTCCACGGCGACGACGAGGTCATGCTGTTCCGCATCGTCGTGGTGAACGAGGCCGGCGACGTCTGGACCGGCTTCGTCAGCGGGCCCGAGCAGGACCGCGAGCGGCTGGAGTCCGAGTTCGCCCGGCTCACCGTCTCGCTGGACGTCCGCTCAGCCGTCGACTGGGTCTACCTCACCGACGAGCCCAGCGGCATCGTCGCGCCGTTCCGGTCCGCGGTCGAGCCGCGGTCGTGGTACCTCCCCGACGCCGGCGACTCGGCCACGTCGGCCCGCGTGTACAACGACTGGAACACCGCGTCGGGGATCATCGTGATCGACGCCGGACCCGGCGGGTTCAGCCCCGAGGACGCGCTGGCCCTGCGGGCCGAGGAGCTCGGCGGGACGGTCGAGAGCTCGGAGCCGAGCGACATCGCGGGGCACGCCGGCGTCGAGGCGGTGATCCTCGACCGGGGCTGGCAGTGGGTCCACCGCGTCGTCGCCCTGGACGACCACGTTCTCGTGGTCTACGCCGGCAACGTCACCGAGCGGGTGGACGACGCCCGGACCTTCGTCGCGATGGTGAGCGACGCGGTGACGATCCCCTGAGAACGAGGGAACGAACGGCCCGATTCGGTCGTCTCAGGGGTGTGGGAGGAACGGGTCGGGGCCGACATGCGCCCGTGATCATGGAAAATAGAGGCATGAAGTACCGCGTGCTCGCCGTCACCGGCGTCCTGGCCCTGGTCGTAGCGGCGGTGTTCGCCATTCTCGGAGCCACCGACGACGACGATTCGGTGGCCGGCGGGAGC
Protein-coding sequences here:
- a CDS encoding 1,4-dihydroxy-2-naphthoyl-CoA synthase; its protein translation is MTGVTTAPFDPSRWRTVEGFEFTDITYHRQVEDGRGRGTVRVAFDRPEVRNAFRPHTVDELYRALDHARMTPDVGCVLLTGNGPSPKDGGWAFCSGGDQRIRGRSGYQYASGETAETVDAARAGRLHILEVQRLIRFMPKVVIAVVPGWAAGGGHSLHVVSDLTLASAEHARFKQTDADVGSFDGGYGSAYLARQVGQKFAREIFFLGDEYSAADAHRMGMVNAVVPHASLEDVALEWAAKINAKSPTAQRMLKFAFNAVDDGMVGQQVFAGEATRLAYMTDEAVEGRDAFLQKRPPDWSPFPWYF